The genomic stretch TCTTTTCATGATGTTCTCCTTGTCGTTTTGCGGCTGCAAAAACAAAACCCCGGTGCCTGAAGCGACCGGGGTTTCGCGGAGAAGCTGACCCGGTCGCTACATAGGCTCCCGGGACTGACCGAAAGCCGTTAGATGTCTTTCACCATCGCGCGAACAGACTGCCCTGCATGGCAACCTGCTGCTGTGTAAGCGCTGAACTGTGGAATCATTCTGGTCATACCGGCTCTTATGTTTCGGTTCGACTACCAGTGTATAGGCTAATGGGCCGTTTGCAATAGCCCGGCTTCTTCGGCAAACCCCTACAGACGGCCTCCAGGGGCGCTTGGCATAATTCTTTCCGTCACGTGTTTTACGTTGTGCAATCCCGACTGCCTGCCGCGCCAGGTAGTCGATGGATCTCTCCTTTCTACGCAGCCTCTATGGCTGCGTTTTTTTTTGGGTAGTGGAATCTTCGTAGCCATTACTTCTTACAGATTTTGCGGCCTGTCCCGGCGATAATTCGCACACTAATAGTCGATTAATCGCCATCAACAGACAGAGGTTGAAACCTAGCAAAATGTCCGACGAAGCCGGATCTGCCAGTAAAAAGTTCCGTTCCCACGCATTGATTGAACTCGCCCTGATTATTGCACTTGGTCTTTACCTGCTGGTCGCGCAGGAGCAGGTCGTGGGTGAGAATCTGGTGTTTACCGTGACCGGAGCCGCGCTCATGGCCCTGGTGACCTACTGGACGCTGAATACCCTTCGGGATGGTCTCGAGGTCATCGCACTGCGTGTCCGTCACGCCAGGCACTGATCAACCGGGAATGCGTCAGGCCTGCCGGGTTTGACCCGTTAACGGCGCCAGTTCGTCCTGATTCGGCGCAATCCGTTCCCAGGTTTTGTGGAGAATCAGGGCATCGTTTGCGGCCCGATGCACAGGCAGGCCGAGCTCTGTAATCACCTGTTGGCGAAGTGCTGACCATTCGCGCACCTGCCTCGTGTCCAACAGCGCTGAAATGGATTCAAGCTGAAACGTTGGCGTTATGCGGGCGGCCTTGAACAAACGGTGCAGCCAGAAACTGTCGAAGGTCCAGGCATCGCAAAACACCTGTTCCGGCAGCAGTTCGTTGAGGGCACTGGCGACTTCGCTCACCGCAATACCATCCGCTTCCAGGGTCTCGCGGGAAATGCCGTGAATCTGCTCAGCGCTTTGTGACCAGTCCTGCCACAGCACGTGGGGGCTGATCAGCCAGCTGTGGAGAGTGCCATCCGGCATGCAGATTCCCACCTCAATGGGGTAGCTCGCGATCAGATCAAGGCTTGATGCCTCGAAATCGATGAATGCCGGCTGGATAGTGGTCATGGAGTCAGTGTAGCTGATGAGTTGTTTTTCGCTGAGTTTACCCGCCCCGCAAGCGAGACGCGAACCCAACCTGTTCCTGCACTGTTACAATATGTCCATTCATTGTAAAAGCCCGATGACAGCAACAGGCCTCGGGCGCGACAGTAAACCAGCCAAATCCGAACCGCACCATACGGGGAGCCCGAATGACAGACACCTTAGTCGTAATCTATTCCGGAGGCATGGACTCCTACACCCTGCTGCATCTGGCCCGGGAGCGCGGCTACCAGGTTCATGCCCTGTCCTTCAACTACGGGCAGCGCCATGTCCGGGAGCTTGAGTGCGCGCGTTCGGTCTGTGAAGCGCTGGGTGTGCCCCACAAGGTGATCGATATCCGCGCCATGAGTGAGGTGATGGCCGGCTCATCGCTGACCTCGGATATCGATGTGCCGGAAGGCCACTATGAAGAAGACAGCATGAAAGCGACCGTGGTGCCCAACCGAAACATGATTCTCCTGTCCCTGGCGACCGGTTACGCCGTGACCGCAGGTGCTGGCGCCGTCTGGTACGGAGCTCATGGTGGCGACCACGCTATCTACCCGGACTGTCGCCCGGAGTTTGTGGATAAAATGGACGCGGTCTGCCGCGTGGCCAACTACGAGCCGGTCGGCATTGAGGCGCCTTTCATGACCATGGACAAGGGTCAGATCCTGGCTGAAGGCCTGCGCCTGGGACTGGACTATGCACAGACCTGGACCTGCTACAACGGCCGGGAGCGGGCTTGTGGACGCTGCGGCTCCTGTGTTGAACGACTGGAAGCCTTCGCTGCCAATGGTGTCAAAGATCCCCTGGACTACGAGGCGGCAAGCTGATGTATCGGGTCAAGGAAGCCTTCTACACGTTGCAGGGTGAAGGTGCCCAGGCCGGGCGTGCTGCCGTGTTCTGTCGTTTCAGCAAGTGCAATCTCTGGACCGGTCGCGAGAAGGACCGCGCCACTGCCGTGTGCAATTTCTGTGATACCGATTTTGTCGGTACTGATGGCCAGAATGGTGGTCGCTTTGAAACCCCGGAGGAACTGGCCCGTCACATACGCAATCTTTGGCCGGAGGCACCCGGCAAGCCCTACGTGGTCTGCACCGGTGGCGAGCCCCTGCTGCAGCTGGATGCTCCCCTGATCGAGGCTCTGCACCGGGAAGGGTTCGAGGTAGGGGTAGAGACCAACGGTACCCTGCCCGCGCCCGAAGGCATCGACTGGCTCTGCGTCAGTCCGAAAGCCGATGCCCCGGTGGTGCTTGAGGCCTGTGACGAGCTGAAGCTGGTCTATCCCCAGCCCCTGGCGATGCCGGAGCGATTCCTGGGCATTCGCGCAAGCCATTATTTCCTGTCGCCGATGGCCTCTCCTTCGATACCGGAAACGGCCGTGGATGAGATCAAACAAAGCAATACCCGACGCGCCACCGATTATTGTCTCGCGCATCCGCAGTGGCGCCTGACCCTGCAAATGCACAAGATCATCGGCATCGACTGATTACCCCGTGGCCAGTGCCCGCCTGGCGTTAATCAGCCCTGGGCCGGGCGGCGAAATTCGGTAATGGCTGGGGCTGCTGCCGGTCCAGCGCTTGAAAGCCCGGGTGAAATTCGCCGCGTCGGCGTAACCGAGGGCATCGGCAATCTGGCTCAGATTCATGGTGGTACTGCGGAGTAGATCCTGTGCCCGTTCCAGGCGGACCTGATCTACCAGCTGCTGGAAACTGGCGTCTTCTTCCTGCAGCCGCCGCTTGAGCGTTCTCTCGGACACAAACAGGGTGGCCGCTACCCTGGCCAGTTTTGGCGGGAAGGGGTGGCTGGTCTCGATCACCCGCCGGACGCGACAGGCAAATCCGGCGTCTTCGGTCAGCTGCCGCAGCGCTTCCTCGCACTGGGCTTTGGACGAGGCCGCCAGTTGATCATCGGTGAAGCGCACGGGCAGGCTCAGACGGCCAACCGGAATCACCAGGGCATTCTCCGTAGCGCCGAATTCCACCGGCACCGGGATCTGTGAGCGGAAACGCTGGAAATAGGCCGGCTCCGATCCCCGGCGAACAATCCGCAAACCGTCAATGACCGAGCCTGTCAACTGTGCCCCCATGGAAACGCAACCGAATAGCATGGCATCCATGATAAAGCCGTGCAGAGGGCCCAGGTCGATATCACAATTCACAACGTACCAGGCCAGGTTGCCGGTCTCCCGTTTGCAGACCCGAAGGTGGGGCACCCTTAGCGTCAGGTATCGGGTCATCAGCTCCATGGCATCGCCCAGGGTACGGCTGCTCATGACGGCCGTACCCAGGGCGCCGTGCAGGGGCAGCTTCAGCTCCCTGGCGAGCATGATACCGAGTCCCGGTTCGCCGCTTTCGATAATGGCCCGGGTGACGAATTCGCTGGCCTGGGTCTGGCTCACCCGCCGATCGGTGGATTGCAGGCGGACCGGGTCAAGACCGACCCGGAGGAGGAGGTCCTGTTCGTCAACACCGATAGTGTTCAGCAGTTTGGCCAGAAGATGCAGGTAGATGGCCGGCATGCCCAGGTCCTGTGCCGTTGAAACGGAGGCGCGCATGGGATTTCCTCGTCTGATTCTGTTCTTGTTATGTCGCAGAACGCTTGGTTTCGACGATTATGGCGCCTCGCGGCTCGTTGCCCCATGACTTCGGTGACGGAATAAATGGCCTGAAAGGCCAATCATCGGCTGGTTGGCAGGAAGCATCCGGATCGATCACTGGCCATGACGGCGAACGAAGTGTTCCAGGGCTGCGGCAGATCGCCCGGGCGTTTCCAGCATCGGAAGATGCCCGACACCCCGGAACATGTGGATTTCTGCCTGAGGCGTGGCCGAGCTGAACCAGTCGACGCAGCGGGTCGGGGTAATCACGTCACGGTCGCCCCACTGAACCTGCAGTGGCGGTGTCTCGGGGCCCAGGTAGCGGGCCGGTGCCAGCGCGTCTGCCACCATGTCACTGAAGATATGCCGGAGGGCCTTGGTGCGGCCCAGGAGGTCCGGTCCGAGGAGGCCGGCCATGGCAAGTCCGGAGACCGTGGGCTTGCCGGTGCCAACACTGTTGAACATACGGTAGACGCCTTTCCAGTCCCGTGGAATCAGGATGCCATCCCGGTCAGGCTTCAGGGGGGCGTGAATGTCTACCTCTTCATGTTCGGGGATGCCGGCGCTGTTGAGCAACGTCACCGAGCGGGGCGCCGGATCCAGTGTGTGGGCCAGTATTGCGGCAATCGCGCCACCCATGGAGCTGCCGGCCAGATGGATGTTGTCGGTGTTAACGCCGGCAAGCCACTGAGCCAGTCGACGGGCCTGGGTTTCGTAGCGGTAACAGGCCTCCGGCCGGTAATCACTCTCCCCGAATCCCGGCAGATCCGGCGCCAGAAGATGCCAGTGTCTTGGCAGTCTTTGCAGCCACAGCCCCCAGTTTTCCTTCATGGCGGCAAAGCCATGAATCAGGACGATCGTCGGGCGGCCGACACCTGGTGATCCCCGTTCCAGGAAAACCATCTTGTGGCCATCGACCATGGTTTCACGGCGGCGGGCCTGGAGAAGAAATCGTTGTCCCGTGCGGGCAGCGGGCCAGAAGTTGGGGGCAGGAATTCTCATGGTTGTCAGCGATCACCGGTTTTGGGTCTGACCACCAGTCTACCGGGACCAGAATCCGGAGCCTTGGCCACAGTGCCCGTGGACGTCGGCGAATGGGCAACAGATTGCCCGTGACGGGGCGTCGAAAGTCAGAGCTTCAGGTCGACAATCACCGGATTATGGTCGCTGGATCGCCAGGGTCCCCGGCCGGATGCCGGGTGATCGCTCCGGTAGTCGAGTACCCGGGGCTCATCGGCGTTCACCAGCCAGCTCCAGGCGCCCATGACCCTTGGTTTTAAGGTCTCGGAGGCGAGTGCGAAATCCAGCGAGCCCTTCTGACCACGGTAACGGTAGGTGTAGTGACCACAGGTCTTTTCGGTACAGGGATAGAAATGGTGCACCATGCTGGTAAACCCTGCCTGCTCCAGCACCGCGATGGGATGTTCGCGGGCATAGCTGTTGAGGTCACCGATTATCAGGGTGCCGACCGAATAGTGCCTGCGGGTATCGCTGCCGGACCAGGCCGCAAGTGTTTTCGCTTCGTTGGTCCGCCGGCTCGCGTAGCAGCCCTGGCCATCGGCCTGGTCCTGATTATCGCCACGGGCGCCCCGACAGGATTTCGATTTCAGGTGAGGAACAATGACCCGAACGGTAGCATCACCGTCCGTTCGTCCGAAATCCTGAGCCAGGGGAGGCCGGCCTCCCGATTCAAATGGCCCTTTGGCAAGCCGTTCTGGCGAGCCAACGGCGCTAATCCGGTCGCTGCGGTAGAGCAGGCCGGTCCGGATCTCGTCATCGCCGTCCTGGCCGGGCGTGCTGACGAACCGCCAGGTGCCGCCCAGGGCCTCTGCAAGTTCGGCTATGGAACTTGCCGGTCCATAGCCGTCGTTCTCAAGTTCGGTCAGCGCAAGAATGTCCGGATCGGGGGCCAGAAGTGTGTTCACCAGTTGTTGTTGCTGGCGCCGGAATTCCGCCGGTGTCCCGGCCCCGCGACTCGTTGGAAACTCGCCGCCCCGGCCATCCCCGTTAAAGAAATTACCAAGGTTCAGAGCCATGATCCGCACCGAAGCCTCATGCCGCGGCCCGGGTGCGGTTTCTCTGGGATTGGTGGCGAGGAAAGCCGGCTCCTGAGAGGGCTGGAGCCGCCAGGCATCGAAGCGGAAATCCAGCACACCGATGAGCCCTTTAATCTGATCCCCGGCCCTTACGGTTGCCGAAGACAGGCCGCCCGGGGGCCAGGGTACCGGGCGGGGGTCTCTCCTGGACCGGTTGTCATCAAGCAGAACGCGGTTTGCCCCGTTCCGGGTGAATGCCCGGTGTGCTTCTTTGCCGGGGGGCAGGTATTCCGTAGGCTGGACCTGGTCTGAGGCTGCCAGCCCAAGCTCGCCGTAGCGAGCCAGGTTGTAGTTGTCCACCACCGTCAGGGGCTGGCGAAAGGTAACTCTCATGTTCTCCAGATGTTCCGGATCGACGGTCCAGGGAAGGGTGATGGGAATGGGCGCTGGAAGCGGCTCACGCCCGCACGTCCGGATGCTCCGAACTGACACCAGTTCGGTTAGCCCGTGGTATTCCTTCACCTTTCCGGTTACCCGCACTCGCATGCCGACATCGGCGATTTCACGATCGGTGTAAATAAACAGCGCTTCGGAAGTGGCGGGATTTCCGTCGGTCTGATGGTCGGCCTGCTGCAGGTAAAAACCACCAAAGCCGCCCTTTGCCCGGGAATCCTGGGTCAGGATGCCCTCGACGGTGACGGTAGCTCCTGCCATGGGTGAGGTCGGGCCAGTTCCCTGGACCCGGGAAATGGGCGTTGCGGGATCACCGCAGACCGATTCTGCCCTCCCTGCTGCAGGCAGAAACGACAGAATCAGAACGCCGAGAAAGACATACCGCCAGGTCCCAGGGCTCACACTGGCAGTTTAGCTGAGGCCGGCAACGGCTTTGAGGGCCTGTTCGCGTTTGCTGCCAAATCCCAACTGGTCGGGATTGGCCAACTCAAGCTGTTGCACCAGAGGATCCGGGTGCTGATTGTCGAAGGTAATACCGAGCCGTGATAGCACGTAGGGGGCAAGCGCGGCACGGGTAGCAACTTCCAGGCGACCCTGTTCCATGCCGTAGTCACGGGCAATGATCTCTTGCTGGGCTTGGGTCAGGCGCTGATCCGGGGTAACCACCAGGGTAACCTCCCGGTTCCAATGCTCGTCCTGGTCCCGATTGTGTCTGGCGCGCTGTCGGAGAGCCTCCGGCGAGGTCCGGAATCGGCTCAGGGCGAAATCCCGGAATTCCCGGTTTGAGTCGCACCATGCCCGCAAGTGCCAGCTGTCGCCGGCACAAACCAGAGTGTGCGGCTCAAGTATGCTTTCCACCGCTTCCGGTCGGCTAAGGGAGGCATAGCTGGCCCGCAGCTGTCTTCCCTGTCGTGTTGCCGTCACCACCGCACGCATGGTTTCCGGCGCGATGACGCGATTCGGACCCTGAACCACGGTGCTGTCCGGCAGGCCAATGTTCAGGGATTCAAACGTAGTGCTCAGGTTTTGCTGGCGGGCAAGCAGGTCCAGATATTCATTGACCACGCCTCGGGTGACCACCGGGCGAAATCTATCTGCCGGGACATAACCTTTCAGGTGACGGTCGTAAACCAGATTGCCCGGCGCCAGTTCGCGCAGATAGGTGTTGATATCCTTGGACGCCTGCTGACGACCGATCCCGAAACTGTGGCAGATGTGGTTGGTAGTCAGACGACCTTCCCACAGGGCAATCGTTTCGATAAGTCGATAGCGAAGCAGCAGATCCCAGCGGATGGGCCAGTCCGTTTTTTTCATAACCAGGCGCTCACGGTCCAATGAATAGCTCGTTTTCATGTTACCTGCTCCGGCACTCATGGTCTGTTACGGCGCATTAATGTAAAACCCTGTTAAACCGCTACACGGCGGCCTTTGCGGGTTTTTGTGATGCAGTTAACAGGTTTCGGGAAGTGCCTAGTGGCTTCACTTCCCGCTACTGATCTAATACGTCGCCGGCAAAGTCCGGGACTTGCTGCTATTTTGTCTTTCATTCAATCCAGAATACCCTGTAACGCCCGGAGCCGCTGTAATGACCCGAATGGTCACCTCCCTGTCTGCCCTGATTCTAAGCATTATTCTGCTGGTCAGTGGCAATGCATTCCTGATGACACTGCTGGGCATCCGTCTGAGTATCGAGGCGATATCGCCAGATATTATCGGCTGGATTCTGGTCTGCTATTCCATCGGTTTTGTGTTGGGTACGCTCTATGTTCACCGGATTATCGGCCGGGTTGGTCATATCCGGGCGTTCGCGGTGTTTGCCGCTGCTGCCGCTGTGACGTCGTTACTCTATCCGATGGCTGTTTCCGAGATTTTCTGGGCCGTTCTGCGGGTACTCTCCGGGTTCAGTATTGCCGGTGTGCTGGTGGTCATCGAGAGCTGGTTCTCCAGCCGTGCCACCAATGCCAACCGCGGTGCGTTGTTTGCGGTGTACCAGATTGTTTTTTATCTGTCCGCCGCCGGCGGCCAGCTCATTGTAAATATCGGTGACCCCGCCAATTTCATGCCTTTCTCGATTGCCGCAATTCTGTTGGCGCTGGCGCTGATGCCGCTGGCACTGACCAAAATGGAAGCGCCCGTCATTGAGCAGGTTCAGCGAATCTCTATTTTCACTTTGGCACGGGAATCCTTTTCCGGTGTTGCCGGCGCCCTGATCTGTGGCGTCATGATTGGCGGCTTTTATGCGCTTGGGCCGGTGTACGCAACACTGGTCGGGCTGGACGTTGCACGGACATCCACATTCATGGCCAGTGCCATTGTCGCGGCCATGATCCTTGCCTGGCCGCTGGGCCGGCTCTGCGACCGTTTCGACCGGCGCCGCGTGATGTTCTGGATCGCTCTGGTAGCGGCTTCAGCCGCAGGCGGTGTCGGAGTTCTCGGGGCCGAAAATGCGTGGCTTTTGACTCTTCTGGTTGGTGTGTTCACGGGGCTTTCAGCCGCTTTGTATCCCGTAGCCGTGGCCATCACCAATGACCGTATGGAAAGCACCCGTATTGTGGCGGCCAGCGCCACGCTGTTGCTGAGTTACGGCGTTGGCAGTGTCATCGGGCCGGTTGTCATGGCGGAGCTGATCAATCTCCTGGGGCCGAAAGGCCTGTTCTTCGGTAATGCCGGCTTCCTGCTGCTGCTGGCCG from Marinobacter adhaerens HP15 encodes the following:
- a CDS encoding alpha/beta fold hydrolase yields the protein MRIPAPNFWPAARTGQRFLLQARRRETMVDGHKMVFLERGSPGVGRPTIVLIHGFAAMKENWGLWLQRLPRHWHLLAPDLPGFGESDYRPEACYRYETQARRLAQWLAGVNTDNIHLAGSSMGGAIAAILAHTLDPAPRSVTLLNSAGIPEHEEVDIHAPLKPDRDGILIPRDWKGVYRMFNSVGTGKPTVSGLAMAGLLGPDLLGRTKALRHIFSDMVADALAPARYLGPETPPLQVQWGDRDVITPTRCVDWFSSATPQAEIHMFRGVGHLPMLETPGRSAAALEHFVRRHGQ
- a CDS encoding 3'-5' exonuclease, producing MTTIQPAFIDFEASSLDLIASYPIEVGICMPDGTLHSWLISPHVLWQDWSQSAEQIHGISRETLEADGIAVSEVASALNELLPEQVFCDAWTFDSFWLHRLFKAARITPTFQLESISALLDTRQVREWSALRQQVITELGLPVHRAANDALILHKTWERIAPNQDELAPLTGQTRQA
- a CDS encoding helix-turn-helix transcriptional regulator gives rise to the protein MKTSYSLDRERLVMKKTDWPIRWDLLLRYRLIETIALWEGRLTTNHICHSFGIGRQQASKDINTYLRELAPGNLVYDRHLKGYVPADRFRPVVTRGVVNEYLDLLARQQNLSTTFESLNIGLPDSTVVQGPNRVIAPETMRAVVTATRQGRQLRASYASLSRPEAVESILEPHTLVCAGDSWHLRAWCDSNREFRDFALSRFRTSPEALRQRARHNRDQDEHWNREVTLVVTPDQRLTQAQQEIIARDYGMEQGRLEVATRAALAPYVLSRLGITFDNQHPDPLVQQLELANPDQLGFGSKREQALKAVAGLS
- the queC gene encoding 7-cyano-7-deazaguanine synthase QueC, giving the protein MTDTLVVIYSGGMDSYTLLHLARERGYQVHALSFNYGQRHVRELECARSVCEALGVPHKVIDIRAMSEVMAGSSLTSDIDVPEGHYEEDSMKATVVPNRNMILLSLATGYAVTAGAGAVWYGAHGGDHAIYPDCRPEFVDKMDAVCRVANYEPVGIEAPFMTMDKGQILAEGLRLGLDYAQTWTCYNGRERACGRCGSCVERLEAFAANGVKDPLDYEAAS
- the queE gene encoding 7-carboxy-7-deazaguanine synthase, whose amino-acid sequence is MYRVKEAFYTLQGEGAQAGRAAVFCRFSKCNLWTGREKDRATAVCNFCDTDFVGTDGQNGGRFETPEELARHIRNLWPEAPGKPYVVCTGGEPLLQLDAPLIEALHREGFEVGVETNGTLPAPEGIDWLCVSPKADAPVVLEACDELKLVYPQPLAMPERFLGIRASHYFLSPMASPSIPETAVDEIKQSNTRRATDYCLAHPQWRLTLQMHKIIGID
- a CDS encoding AraC family transcriptional regulator; translated protein: MRASVSTAQDLGMPAIYLHLLAKLLNTIGVDEQDLLLRVGLDPVRLQSTDRRVSQTQASEFVTRAIIESGEPGLGIMLARELKLPLHGALGTAVMSSRTLGDAMELMTRYLTLRVPHLRVCKRETGNLAWYVVNCDIDLGPLHGFIMDAMLFGCVSMGAQLTGSVIDGLRIVRRGSEPAYFQRFRSQIPVPVEFGATENALVIPVGRLSLPVRFTDDQLAASSKAQCEEALRQLTEDAGFACRVRRVIETSHPFPPKLARVAATLFVSERTLKRRLQEEDASFQQLVDQVRLERAQDLLRSTTMNLSQIADALGYADAANFTRAFKRWTGSSPSHYRISPPGPGLINARRALATG
- a CDS encoding ExeM/NucH family extracellular endonuclease; protein product: MAGATVTVEGILTQDSRAKGGFGGFYLQQADHQTDGNPATSEALFIYTDREIADVGMRVRVTGKVKEYHGLTELVSVRSIRTCGREPLPAPIPITLPWTVDPEHLENMRVTFRQPLTVVDNYNLARYGELGLAASDQVQPTEYLPPGKEAHRAFTRNGANRVLLDDNRSRRDPRPVPWPPGGLSSATVRAGDQIKGLIGVLDFRFDAWRLQPSQEPAFLATNPRETAPGPRHEASVRIMALNLGNFFNGDGRGGEFPTSRGAGTPAEFRRQQQQLVNTLLAPDPDILALTELENDGYGPASSIAELAEALGGTWRFVSTPGQDGDDEIRTGLLYRSDRISAVGSPERLAKGPFESGGRPPLAQDFGRTDGDATVRVIVPHLKSKSCRGARGDNQDQADGQGCYASRRTNEAKTLAAWSGSDTRRHYSVGTLIIGDLNSYAREHPIAVLEQAGFTSMVHHFYPCTEKTCGHYTYRYRGQKGSLDFALASETLKPRVMGAWSWLVNADEPRVLDYRSDHPASGRGPWRSSDHNPVIVDLKL
- a CDS encoding MFS transporter, encoding MTRMVTSLSALILSIILLVSGNAFLMTLLGIRLSIEAISPDIIGWILVCYSIGFVLGTLYVHRIIGRVGHIRAFAVFAAAAAVTSLLYPMAVSEIFWAVLRVLSGFSIAGVLVVIESWFSSRATNANRGALFAVYQIVFYLSAAGGQLIVNIGDPANFMPFSIAAILLALALMPLALTKMEAPVIEQVQRISIFTLARESFSGVAGALICGVMIGGFYALGPVYATLVGLDVARTSTFMASAIVAAMILAWPLGRLCDRFDRRRVMFWIALVAASAAGGVGVLGAENAWLLTLLVGVFTGLSAALYPVAVAITNDRMESTRIVAASATLLLSYGVGSVIGPVVMAELINLLGPKGLFFGNAGFLLLLAVITSYRISHTEDVAVADQEHFVPAMPEASPVLAEIDPRNSEFHESPEVEEMHEEQRQAS